From a single Lolium rigidum isolate FL_2022 chromosome 7, APGP_CSIRO_Lrig_0.1, whole genome shotgun sequence genomic region:
- the LOC124678799 gene encoding phospholipase D delta-like isoform X2, translating into MGKHAAESGTSLLLHGDLDIQIVEAKCLPNMDLMTERMRKCFTGYGACRTDCGNSDAHPDVRKIITSDPYVSVCLSGATVAQTRVIANSENPKWDEHFYVQVAHSVSRLEFHVKDNDVFGAELIGVASIPVEQITPGDMVSGWFPISGHYSNHMKASPELHLSIQYKPFDQNPLYKDGVGADGTENIGVPNAYFPLRKGGRVSLYQDAHVPDEFRPNIEIEGGRAYEQNRCWEDICHAIVEAHHLIYVIGWSLYHPIKLLRESTKPLPNGVPQTVGEVLKSKVQEGVRVIVLLWDDKTSHDKFLLKTDGLMHTHDEEARKFFRHSGVHCVLAPRYASNKMSIFKQQVSKSDGPRQPWHDLHCKIEGPAAYDILTNFEQRWRKSAKWKVSVRRAVSWHHDTLVKINRMSWIVSPSADELNAHVCDEKDPENWHVQIFRSIDSGSVKGFPKLVQEAESQNLVCAKNLQIDKSIHNAYVKAIRSAQHFIYIENQYFIGSSYYWSSHRSAGAENLIPIELAIKIARKIKAREPFTAYIIIPMWPEGNPTTAAMQEILFWQGQTMSMMYKIIADALRKEGLDDAHPQEYLNFYCLGKREITSDSSTTSHSNENSPMRLAQKFRRFMIYVHSKGMIIDDEFVLIGSANINQRSMDGLRDTEIAMGAYQPHYSWAGSRGPPRGQVYGYRMSLWAEHLGTVEECFRRPQSMECVQLVNQMAEDNWACYVSPQMVDMKGHLMRYPIKVEKDGRVGPLPGHESFPDVGGKVLGTHSSLPNALTT; encoded by the exons ATGGGGAAACATGCTGCTGAATCAGGGACTAGTTTGCTCCTACATGGAGACTTGGACATACAGATAGTGGAAGCAAAATGTCTTCCCAATATGGATCTCATGACCGAAAGGATGCGGAAATGCTTCACTGGCTATGGTGCTTGCAGGACTGACTGCGGGAACTCTGATGCACATCCAGACGTGAGGAAGATCATCACTAGTGATCCCTATGTTTCGGTTTGCCTCTCGGGGGCAACAGTGGCACAAACTAGAGTCATTGCGAATTCAGAGAATCCTAAATGGGATGAACACTTCTATGTTCAGGTTGCTCATTCAGTTAGCAGACTCGAGTTTCATGTAAAGGACAATGATGTCTTCGGGGCTGAGCTTAtcggtgttgcttcaataccggtTGAACAGATCACACCAGGGGATATGGTCAGTGGCTGGTTTCCAATCTCTGGTCACTATAGTAATCATATGAAGGCATCCCCTGAACTGCATCTGTCTATCCAGTATAAGCCATTTGACCAGAATCCATTGTACAAGGATGGAGTTGGTGCTGATGGTACTGAGAATATTGGCGTGCCAAATGCTTATTTTCCTCTTCGCAAGGGTGGTAGGGTTAGTCTTTATCAAGATGCCCATGTTCCTGATGAATTTCGTCCTAACATTGAAATTGAAGGTGGGAGGGCGTATGAACAAAATAGATGCTGGGAAGACATTTGTCATGCCATTGTTGAGGCACATCACCTTATTTATGTAATCGGGTGGTCTTTATATCACCCTATCAAGCTTCTAAGAGAATCAACAAAGCCTTTGCCCAATGGAGTCCCGCAGACCGTTGGGGAGGTTTTGAAGAGCAAAGTTCAGGAGGGAGTCCGTGTTATCGTGTTGCTTTGGGATGACAAAACATCACATGACAAATTTCTCTTGAAAACG GATGGACTCATGCATACACATGATGAGGAAGCTCGGAAGTTTTTCAGGCATTCAGGTGTCCATTGTGTGTTGGCTCCTCGGTATGCTAGCAACAAAATGAGCATTTTCAAGCAGCAG GTGAGTAAGTCTGATGGACCGAGACAGCCATGGCATGATTTACATTGCAAAATCGAGGGTCCAGCTGCATATGACATACTTACAAACTTCGAACAGCGATGGAGAAAATCTGCAAAATGGAAAGTCAGTGTCAGAAGAGCTGTAAGTTGGCATCATGATACCTTGGTCAAAATAAACCGGATGTCATGGATTGTTTCGCCCTCCGCAGATGAGTTAAATGCGCATGTTTGTGATGAAAAGGACCCAGAAAACTGGCATGTACAG ATTTTCCGATCCATTGATTCAGGATCAGTGAAGGGATTTCCTAAACTTGTTCAAGAAGCCGAGTCACAG AACCTTGTCTGTGCAAAGAATCTGCAGATAGACAAGAGCATACACAATGCATATGTAAAAGCCATCAGATCTGCACAGCACTTTATTTACATTGAAAACCAGTATTTTATTGGATCTTCATACTACTGGTCTTCACATAGAAGCGCAG GTGCAGAGAACCTAATACCAATTGAATTGGCCATAAagattgcaagaaagatcaaGGCAAGGGAGCCGTTTACAGCTTATATTATTATACCAATGTGGCCTGAAGGCAATCCGACAACAGCTGCTATGCAGGAGATCCTGTTTTGGCAG GGGCAAACCATGTCCATGATGTACAAGATTATCGCAGACGCTCTCCGAAAGGAAGGGTTAGATGATGCCCATCCACAGGAATACCTGAACTTCTACTGCCTTGGTAAACGTGAAATCACAAGTGATTCTTCGACGACAAGCCATTCTAATGAGAATTCCCCCATG CGTCTGGCTCAGAAGTTCAGGAGGTTCATGATCTACGTGCACTCGAAAGGGATGATCATCGATGATGAGTTTGTGCTTATTGGCTCAGCCAATATAAACCAGAGGTCCATGGATGGGTTGCGGGACACCGAGATAGCCATGGGCGCCTATCAGCCTCACTACAGCTGGGCAGGAAGCAGAGGCCCTCCACGAGGACAG GTGTATGGGTACCGAATGTCGCTGTGGGCAGAGCACCTGGGCACGGTAGAGGAGTGCTTCCGCCGGCCACAATCCATGGAGTGCGTCCAATTGGTGAACCAGATGGCAGAGGATAACTGGGCGTGCTATGTGTCGCCCCAGATGGTGGATATGAAGGGGCACCTCATGAGGTACCCCATCAAGGTCGAGAAAGACGGACGGGTGGGGCCGCTGCCTGGGCATGAGAGCTTCCCGGACGTCGGCGGCAAGGTGCTCGGCACTCACTCCTCGCTTCCCAACGCTCTAACAACGTAA
- the LOC124678799 gene encoding phospholipase D delta-like isoform X1 gives MGKHAAESGTSLLLHGDLDIQIVEAKCLPNMDLMTERMRKCFTGYGACRTDCGNSDAHPDVRKIITSDPYVSVCLSGATVAQTRVIANSENPKWDEHFYVQVAHSVSRLEFHVKDNDVFGAELIGVASIPVEQITPGDMVSGWFPISGHYSNHMKASPELHLSIQYKPFDQNPLYKDGVGADGTENIGVPNAYFPLRKGGRVSLYQDAHVPDEFRPNIEIEGGRAYEQNRCWEDICHAIVEAHHLIYVIGWSLYHPIKLLRESTKPLPNGVPQTVGEVLKSKVQEGVRVIVLLWDDKTSHDKFLLKTDGLMHTHDEEARKFFRHSGVHCVLAPRYASNKMSIFKQQVVGTLFTHHQKCVIVDTQATGNNRKITAFIGGLDLCDGRYDTPEHRIFKDLNTVFKDDFHNPTFPVSKSDGPRQPWHDLHCKIEGPAAYDILTNFEQRWRKSAKWKVSVRRAVSWHHDTLVKINRMSWIVSPSADELNAHVCDEKDPENWHVQIFRSIDSGSVKGFPKLVQEAESQNLVCAKNLQIDKSIHNAYVKAIRSAQHFIYIENQYFIGSSYYWSSHRSAGAENLIPIELAIKIARKIKAREPFTAYIIIPMWPEGNPTTAAMQEILFWQGQTMSMMYKIIADALRKEGLDDAHPQEYLNFYCLGKREITSDSSTTSHSNENSPMRLAQKFRRFMIYVHSKGMIIDDEFVLIGSANINQRSMDGLRDTEIAMGAYQPHYSWAGSRGPPRGQVYGYRMSLWAEHLGTVEECFRRPQSMECVQLVNQMAEDNWACYVSPQMVDMKGHLMRYPIKVEKDGRVGPLPGHESFPDVGGKVLGTHSSLPNALTT, from the exons ATGGGGAAACATGCTGCTGAATCAGGGACTAGTTTGCTCCTACATGGAGACTTGGACATACAGATAGTGGAAGCAAAATGTCTTCCCAATATGGATCTCATGACCGAAAGGATGCGGAAATGCTTCACTGGCTATGGTGCTTGCAGGACTGACTGCGGGAACTCTGATGCACATCCAGACGTGAGGAAGATCATCACTAGTGATCCCTATGTTTCGGTTTGCCTCTCGGGGGCAACAGTGGCACAAACTAGAGTCATTGCGAATTCAGAGAATCCTAAATGGGATGAACACTTCTATGTTCAGGTTGCTCATTCAGTTAGCAGACTCGAGTTTCATGTAAAGGACAATGATGTCTTCGGGGCTGAGCTTAtcggtgttgcttcaataccggtTGAACAGATCACACCAGGGGATATGGTCAGTGGCTGGTTTCCAATCTCTGGTCACTATAGTAATCATATGAAGGCATCCCCTGAACTGCATCTGTCTATCCAGTATAAGCCATTTGACCAGAATCCATTGTACAAGGATGGAGTTGGTGCTGATGGTACTGAGAATATTGGCGTGCCAAATGCTTATTTTCCTCTTCGCAAGGGTGGTAGGGTTAGTCTTTATCAAGATGCCCATGTTCCTGATGAATTTCGTCCTAACATTGAAATTGAAGGTGGGAGGGCGTATGAACAAAATAGATGCTGGGAAGACATTTGTCATGCCATTGTTGAGGCACATCACCTTATTTATGTAATCGGGTGGTCTTTATATCACCCTATCAAGCTTCTAAGAGAATCAACAAAGCCTTTGCCCAATGGAGTCCCGCAGACCGTTGGGGAGGTTTTGAAGAGCAAAGTTCAGGAGGGAGTCCGTGTTATCGTGTTGCTTTGGGATGACAAAACATCACATGACAAATTTCTCTTGAAAACG GATGGACTCATGCATACACATGATGAGGAAGCTCGGAAGTTTTTCAGGCATTCAGGTGTCCATTGTGTGTTGGCTCCTCGGTATGCTAGCAACAAAATGAGCATTTTCAAGCAGCAG GTTGTAGGAACTTTATTTACGCACCATCAGAAATGTGTCATAGTAGACACTCAAGCCACAGGAAACAATCGAAAAATAACAGCTTTTATTGGTGGTCTTGACTTGTGTGACGGCAGATATGATACACCAGAACACAGGATTTTCAAGGATCTTAACACTGTCTTCAAGGATGATTTCCATAACCCCACATTCCCT GTGAGTAAGTCTGATGGACCGAGACAGCCATGGCATGATTTACATTGCAAAATCGAGGGTCCAGCTGCATATGACATACTTACAAACTTCGAACAGCGATGGAGAAAATCTGCAAAATGGAAAGTCAGTGTCAGAAGAGCTGTAAGTTGGCATCATGATACCTTGGTCAAAATAAACCGGATGTCATGGATTGTTTCGCCCTCCGCAGATGAGTTAAATGCGCATGTTTGTGATGAAAAGGACCCAGAAAACTGGCATGTACAG ATTTTCCGATCCATTGATTCAGGATCAGTGAAGGGATTTCCTAAACTTGTTCAAGAAGCCGAGTCACAG AACCTTGTCTGTGCAAAGAATCTGCAGATAGACAAGAGCATACACAATGCATATGTAAAAGCCATCAGATCTGCACAGCACTTTATTTACATTGAAAACCAGTATTTTATTGGATCTTCATACTACTGGTCTTCACATAGAAGCGCAG GTGCAGAGAACCTAATACCAATTGAATTGGCCATAAagattgcaagaaagatcaaGGCAAGGGAGCCGTTTACAGCTTATATTATTATACCAATGTGGCCTGAAGGCAATCCGACAACAGCTGCTATGCAGGAGATCCTGTTTTGGCAG GGGCAAACCATGTCCATGATGTACAAGATTATCGCAGACGCTCTCCGAAAGGAAGGGTTAGATGATGCCCATCCACAGGAATACCTGAACTTCTACTGCCTTGGTAAACGTGAAATCACAAGTGATTCTTCGACGACAAGCCATTCTAATGAGAATTCCCCCATG CGTCTGGCTCAGAAGTTCAGGAGGTTCATGATCTACGTGCACTCGAAAGGGATGATCATCGATGATGAGTTTGTGCTTATTGGCTCAGCCAATATAAACCAGAGGTCCATGGATGGGTTGCGGGACACCGAGATAGCCATGGGCGCCTATCAGCCTCACTACAGCTGGGCAGGAAGCAGAGGCCCTCCACGAGGACAG GTGTATGGGTACCGAATGTCGCTGTGGGCAGAGCACCTGGGCACGGTAGAGGAGTGCTTCCGCCGGCCACAATCCATGGAGTGCGTCCAATTGGTGAACCAGATGGCAGAGGATAACTGGGCGTGCTATGTGTCGCCCCAGATGGTGGATATGAAGGGGCACCTCATGAGGTACCCCATCAAGGTCGAGAAAGACGGACGGGTGGGGCCGCTGCCTGGGCATGAGAGCTTCCCGGACGTCGGCGGCAAGGTGCTCGGCACTCACTCCTCGCTTCCCAACGCTCTAACAACGTAA
- the LOC124678799 gene encoding phospholipase D delta-like isoform X3 — MQDGLMHTHDEEARKFFRHSGVHCVLAPRYASNKMSIFKQQVVGTLFTHHQKCVIVDTQATGNNRKITAFIGGLDLCDGRYDTPEHRIFKDLNTVFKDDFHNPTFPVSKSDGPRQPWHDLHCKIEGPAAYDILTNFEQRWRKSAKWKVSVRRAVSWHHDTLVKINRMSWIVSPSADELNAHVCDEKDPENWHVQIFRSIDSGSVKGFPKLVQEAESQNLVCAKNLQIDKSIHNAYVKAIRSAQHFIYIENQYFIGSSYYWSSHRSAGAENLIPIELAIKIARKIKAREPFTAYIIIPMWPEGNPTTAAMQEILFWQGQTMSMMYKIIADALRKEGLDDAHPQEYLNFYCLGKREITSDSSTTSHSNENSPMRLAQKFRRFMIYVHSKGMIIDDEFVLIGSANINQRSMDGLRDTEIAMGAYQPHYSWAGSRGPPRGQVYGYRMSLWAEHLGTVEECFRRPQSMECVQLVNQMAEDNWACYVSPQMVDMKGHLMRYPIKVEKDGRVGPLPGHESFPDVGGKVLGTHSSLPNALTT, encoded by the exons ATGCAGGATGGACTCATGCATACACATGATGAGGAAGCTCGGAAGTTTTTCAGGCATTCAGGTGTCCATTGTGTGTTGGCTCCTCGGTATGCTAGCAACAAAATGAGCATTTTCAAGCAGCAG GTTGTAGGAACTTTATTTACGCACCATCAGAAATGTGTCATAGTAGACACTCAAGCCACAGGAAACAATCGAAAAATAACAGCTTTTATTGGTGGTCTTGACTTGTGTGACGGCAGATATGATACACCAGAACACAGGATTTTCAAGGATCTTAACACTGTCTTCAAGGATGATTTCCATAACCCCACATTCCCT GTGAGTAAGTCTGATGGACCGAGACAGCCATGGCATGATTTACATTGCAAAATCGAGGGTCCAGCTGCATATGACATACTTACAAACTTCGAACAGCGATGGAGAAAATCTGCAAAATGGAAAGTCAGTGTCAGAAGAGCTGTAAGTTGGCATCATGATACCTTGGTCAAAATAAACCGGATGTCATGGATTGTTTCGCCCTCCGCAGATGAGTTAAATGCGCATGTTTGTGATGAAAAGGACCCAGAAAACTGGCATGTACAG ATTTTCCGATCCATTGATTCAGGATCAGTGAAGGGATTTCCTAAACTTGTTCAAGAAGCCGAGTCACAG AACCTTGTCTGTGCAAAGAATCTGCAGATAGACAAGAGCATACACAATGCATATGTAAAAGCCATCAGATCTGCACAGCACTTTATTTACATTGAAAACCAGTATTTTATTGGATCTTCATACTACTGGTCTTCACATAGAAGCGCAG GTGCAGAGAACCTAATACCAATTGAATTGGCCATAAagattgcaagaaagatcaaGGCAAGGGAGCCGTTTACAGCTTATATTATTATACCAATGTGGCCTGAAGGCAATCCGACAACAGCTGCTATGCAGGAGATCCTGTTTTGGCAG GGGCAAACCATGTCCATGATGTACAAGATTATCGCAGACGCTCTCCGAAAGGAAGGGTTAGATGATGCCCATCCACAGGAATACCTGAACTTCTACTGCCTTGGTAAACGTGAAATCACAAGTGATTCTTCGACGACAAGCCATTCTAATGAGAATTCCCCCATG CGTCTGGCTCAGAAGTTCAGGAGGTTCATGATCTACGTGCACTCGAAAGGGATGATCATCGATGATGAGTTTGTGCTTATTGGCTCAGCCAATATAAACCAGAGGTCCATGGATGGGTTGCGGGACACCGAGATAGCCATGGGCGCCTATCAGCCTCACTACAGCTGGGCAGGAAGCAGAGGCCCTCCACGAGGACAG GTGTATGGGTACCGAATGTCGCTGTGGGCAGAGCACCTGGGCACGGTAGAGGAGTGCTTCCGCCGGCCACAATCCATGGAGTGCGTCCAATTGGTGAACCAGATGGCAGAGGATAACTGGGCGTGCTATGTGTCGCCCCAGATGGTGGATATGAAGGGGCACCTCATGAGGTACCCCATCAAGGTCGAGAAAGACGGACGGGTGGGGCCGCTGCCTGGGCATGAGAGCTTCCCGGACGTCGGCGGCAAGGTGCTCGGCACTCACTCCTCGCTTCCCAACGCTCTAACAACGTAA